One genomic region from Neoarius graeffei isolate fNeoGra1 chromosome 4, fNeoGra1.pri, whole genome shotgun sequence encodes:
- the sp7 gene encoding transcription factor Sp7, with product MAASVLEEETRYGSSPLAMLTATCNKFGSTSPVRDTATPGKAGSAASVKKPYSMTSDLQAPKNGRSSEGLVDSYSNSFSTGGGLLTPTGSPPPPTGAYTSDYNPFSSFQTSSASQDPSLLVTKAHATADCLTSVYTSLDMTHPYGSWYKAGIHPGITAAPANATSSWWDVHPSSNWLSAGQTQSDGLQAPLQPVAPQASLSPPMSSYSSDFTSLNPAPYPSVGLSSSSHLLQSSQHMLPQDMYKPKPVTSGGLIESPMGLKPTRGSGAYTSSSATSRSSCDCPNCQELERLGASAASLRKKPVHSCHIPGCGKVYGKASHLKAHLRWHTGERPFVCNWLFCGKRFTRSDELERHVRTHTREKKFTCLLCNKRFTRSDHLSKHQKTHSEASLQGKTGSGESESEPRGPDESADPSDGAPAGPGNGMQEHTTNGEEKNTTGNPVENSSGLLEI from the exons ATGGCTGCATCGGTTCTGGAG gAGGAAACACGTTATGGCTCGAGTCCTTTGGCAATGCTGACCGCCACCTGCAACAAATTTGGCAGCACCAGTCCAGTTCGTGACACAGCTACACCCGGAAAAGCAGGAAGTGCAGCATCAGTAAAGAAACCTTACAGCATGACTTCTGACCTGCAGGCACCTAAAAATGGCCGAAGCAGCGAGGGCCTAGTAGACTCTTATAGCAACTCATTCAGTACAGGTGGAGGCCTGCTTACCCCCACTGGCAGCCCCCCTCCACCCACAGGAGCATACACTTCTGACTACAACCCTTTCTCCTCTTTCCAAACCTCCTCTGCCTCTCAGGATCCTTCACTGTTGGTGACCAAAGCACACGCCACAGCTGACTGCCTGACAAGCGTCTACACCTCGCTTGATATGACGCACCCATATGGCTCTTGGTACAAGGCCGGCATTCACCCTGGCATCACAGCTGCACCTGCCAATGCCACATCCTCCTGGTGGGATGTTCACCCCAGTTCCAACTGGCTGAGTGCTGGTCAAACCCAGTCAGATGGTCTCCAAGCCCCACtgcagcctgtggctcctcaggcCTCCCTCAGCCCCCCTATGTCCAGCTATAGCTCTGACTTCACTTCCCTCAACCCAGCACCATATCCTTCTGTGGGTCTCAGCTCCTCCTCACACCTCCTACAATCCTCCCAACACATGCTCCCACAGGACATGTACAAGCCCAAGCCAGTAACCAGTGGCGGTCTCATCGAGAGCCCCATGGGCCTAAAACCAACAAGGGGTTCTGGGGCATATACCAGCAGTTCTGCCACCAGCAGGTCCTCCTGTGACTGCCCCAACTGCCAAGAGCTGGAACGTCTAGGTGCATCTGCTGCCTCACTGCGCAAAAAGCCTGTACATAGTTGCCACATTCCAGGCTGTGGAAAAGTCTATGGCAAGGCCTCGCACCTCAAGGCCCACCTGCGCTGGCACACAGGTGAACGACCTTTTGTGTGTAACTGGCTCTTCTGTGGAAAGCGCTTCACACGCTCCGATGAGCTAGAGCGCCATGTGCGCACTCACACACGCGAGAAAAAGTTCACGTGTCTGCTGTGCAATAAGCGGTTCACGCGCAGTGACCACCTCAGTAAGCACCAGAAAACCCACTCTGAGGCGAGCCTGCAGGGCAAAACTGGGAGTGGAGAGAGTGAATCAGAACCTAGGGGCCCAGATGAGTCTGCAGACCCAAGTGACGgggccccagctggtccaggaaatGGCATGCAGGAGCACACAACTAATGGAGAGGAGAAgaacaccacaggaaacccagtaGAGAACAGTAGTGGACTGCTGGAGATATAA